The following is a genomic window from Thalassophryne amazonica chromosome 14, fThaAma1.1, whole genome shotgun sequence.
actttaccagtaataaaattacaaagataactgaagagtagccgtaataaatatttaagaaacttaaagtttatgagcaactttgcCTGTTATCGCAcaagcacactgtaaacattgacacaatagagtttcagaaagatacgattggaatgttttgattaccatttccaCTTGGTGATGAAAGAGTTGGGTGTTGAAGTCAGAAAAAGAACCTGCACTgaaagatctatctgggaagagacacattctgtgtgttgttgctccaacgagagaggcacgctgagcagggtggcaaaGGTAGTCCGACGAGCTCAACCTGTGGGCACGTGCTATCCGACAATTCCACAATAGCAGAGGTGTCGGTCCAATgacagcggcactctgagcagggtgctaGCGATGTTTTGCCGGATCTCCTATCTGATTGGCTAATTCAAATGACGTCATCGGTACCAGAACCTGTGATGAAATCAGCTctggcaaagttgaactggatgATATTTCGCCGTACGCGGCTTGCGCTGTTTTGCCggccgtctaaatttattcacgacggAATGGTCACAGTCAGGCGGGAACTTAAAGGCgatcggagtttaagatctccttatttcacattcatgatagtagctcgatattggtgattttcattattgaaaattggcatattttaccattcactattttcaggggtggactgatggAAAGTTTTGATATATTGATTTTACCGATTAATTCGATTTTTTTGTTGTGAACGATTGCTACGGCCCCAGGACCTTCCGTAGCTCCCCCTTGCCGTCCCGTTTCCTTCACACAACAACACCATGGCTACCGCTAACGAAGAGCGAGTTTGGTCAGTGGTTTGGGATTGCTGTGACAGACGTGGAACAAATGACTCCATGCTGTAAAGTTTGTATAAAACCCATTGCAACAAAACGCAGCCGCACAACAAACTTATTCTAGCATCTAAAACAGGCATTCAGCTGCGTGGGAGAAATGCCACACTTTACGtacttctgctggaggtttcttcctgttaaaagggagtttttccttcccactgtcgccaagtgcttgctcacaggggttgttttgaccattggggtttttctgtaattattgtatggcttttgccttacaatataaagcgccttggggcaactgtttgtcgtgatttggtgctatataaataaatacaaataaataaataaataaaaagattgcTACAACAAACTCCCACTAAAAAGCAGCTTACTGTGGTGGAATCATTTAcccaagtgtattttttttttaaacaaaagaaCAGTTTGAGCTTCAATTCCAGAGGTAAGTAGGGGTTACTTATGTTAAGTTTTTGatgaaaataaaagcaaaatgtgTTTTGAGTTATCGCTGTCATTTGTACTAAATGTTTTCATtacaaaaagttggaaaaaatcagaaaaaaatccaaagtcaaattttttctgaaaaaatttgagattttatttttaggccatATCACCCAGCTCtacttcaacgtgctcttaacttatacaatacttgccataacttattagacgtatgccagcgtttttaatatgattggcatACGCTGTCTAAATCGTCAACGTGTGACAGCGGTATaagctatagtttggactatctgtgactgaattgtaTGGAATTACGGGAtaaaaacggcaagaatggtgacaaaggtcagtgtcattttgtacaggggtcaaaagttaaagttgctccaattttggtaaaaagtggtgcaacttactggttgagctaataggattaataaatggaatagttctgactgtgttgcgtACTTGGTTTGCACAATAAAGGTTAACcaatgtcggcatccattggattctatgacatttgacatgctaccctgtaacatgataactaagcataatacatgatgcaaactattcctttttaaaaccattttcacccaactaataatttgcatcactttttaccaaaattggagcaactttaacttttgacccctgtacaaaatgaaactgacctttgtcaccattcttgctgtttttatcaggtaactccatagaattcagacacagatagtccaaactataccttttggaatctttatgatcaggcaaataatgtggaatatttttcaatatgattggagaatcttttaattttgacctctgtgtaattcttcagttgacccctacctgaccaccgattgaaaattcaagtgtccaatcattttttttttacaaaagaggattgtctgaggagtatttctgccgaatttgatgcttttattaccatttgcaggatttccctctaaatattctcttatccactGCATTAAAAGCATCACAGCGCtccatttattcacaccaacactcACCACAGACATTCttcatctcttcagcattctgcttgcAACGAAAATAAATACCATTCAggatccaccaaaaaaaaaaaaaaaacctaaataatTACAGTGTGTGGACTCTGTGGAGAGGTCGATGTCTACCATGCTCCACCTACCAAACAAAAGGGCACTTCTGACCGTGGAAACACAGGCCAAGCCATGCTTAACTGTTCCAAACCGTACTATACTGACCCGGATCACTCGGTGGAAATGAGGCTATAGACACTTTAGGATTAAAATTACAACGTATTTTCCGTGTTGGCAGGTGTGTATCAGAGACCATCAGGAAAAAAATTAACTCAAGTTGATGAATAATGCATTTTGTACAGTTGTGCTAAAAAGGAAACCCTCTATTCACTGCTTGTGTTTCTGACaaattttgtttctcctcacaGACGTGTTTGTAAACAATGAGCAACAAATATGAAATCGGCCTCCATGGTGCCTCACTTAACATTGTGAGACAGTGTGGACCTGTTCTGAAAGATGTACTTCAATACAAATTTGGCTGTGAGGTCCAAATAGATGGTGTGGATTTTGAAAGTGATCTGAGCGCTGGACAGCGGAAGAGGCCAACTGGCTCAGAGAAAAGGTTCTCTGTGCTGTTGCCTTCGGGCGTGAAGGTGTCTGTCTATAAGGCTGACCTCACCTGTTTCCAAGGGGATGCTGTTGTGAATGCTGCTAATGAACGTCTTAACCATTGTGGTGGGCTCGCTCAAGCTCTGTCTAAGGCTGGTGGTCCTCAAATCCAAACCGAAAGCGACGATTACATCAAGAAGTATGGTTCATTAAGAACAGGAGAGGCAGTTGTCACTGGTGCTGGGTCACTGCCCTGCCAGTGTATAATTCATACTGTCGGCCCACAACTGTTTTCGATGTATGACCTACCAAAATCTAAGCCACTGCTGGAGAAGGCCATTACAAGTGTTCTCGACAAAGTTGGAGAACTTCATCTGAAGAATGTTGCCATTCCTGCTGTGAGCTCTGGGATCTTCAAATACCCTTTGTCAGAGTGTGCAAACACCATTGTGAGAACTGTGAAACAGTACTATGGAAATCCATATCTCAGATTTTGCCCTGAAGAGATACTCCTCATGAACCATGATGAGCCTACTGTTAAAGAAATGGAGAGAGCCTGTCATGACATATTAGTTCAAAAGAAGGCAGAACCAAGACAAAGTCAGTGGGATTCCAAAGGACAGCCAGTTCATACAGTCCAACTAGGGATTGTACACCTGATACTGAGGAAGGGTAAAATTGAAGAAcagaaggtaaaaatgtgtttattAACTTGTATACCTAAATACTTACACTTACTGCCTGCATAAATTTTTTTCTCATGGTGACATAACTACTGTACACATACAATTTCTTGAATTTTGAAAACCACCTCTGCTTACGTTTCATGCAAAATTGGTATGATATGATTTACTGTCAATTTAGTGTGAAATCGCGTGCGTCGGTTGCTGCTTGCTTGCATCGACCCCCCCCCCATCgcaacaaatctatttcaaaatggagacCTGCGAGAACAGCAGCAAGCAGTTGGAAGACATTTTTGACGCACCTGAAACATTTAAATCACCCGTTTGGAGATATTTtggcttgctttttttttttttttatatataaagatGGGAAACTTCGCAGCTCATTTGGAAAGAATCCCGTGGCCGCCgatgcatacagtgcatccagaaagtatttacagctttttccatgttttgttgttacagctttattccaaaatggagtaaattcatttttctagTTTATTCACAACActgcataatgacaacatgacaacatggaaaaagtggttttttttttttttacttttacagagatttctgatgtccgccaatccagatccagatcacctacaaaattcagtggtcttccatgccctaatatgtatccgtcgtgcaaatttggtgagaatccgtgaagtaattttgatgtaatctttaAAATCCTATAAAgtaaaatcctgagccagaaaactccattaaattttggaggtaatccggatccagattctggatcaagcttcactttttataggctttgatGGTCTGCTGTTGTAACCAgacaacacctctgaagtgatttacaaaacatcttaaGGAAATGCTGTCGCGCACGTCCCGGGAACACCCTTCAACCGACAGACCCAACTGCTTGTCACTGTCATTTGTAGATAATGTGTAGTAATTGTAAGTGATGAAAATCATCTTTTGTGAAACTGTGATCAAGGTGCTTGTTTGGGAGCACAGCAGAGAGACGACAGATAAATAAATCACTTAttcgctgttttgcagttgtgaatctcatgcCGTCTCATGATCTGACTTgcgcgagaggtcggtttcagcagagttccgctttagggcacagtgtaaacacacccTGTGAAGTACGGACAACAAGACAATATCGAGACACAGAACTCCATCACAGATGCTACACcccctctagataaccctctcaacgttAGAGAACGGGTCATCATCCTAGTCACCAGTGAGCTtgctggatcaacgccatccacctcttcgctagccattgtttacatggctttgaaatgccGGAACTCTGCTAGCACAGCGGTGCGTTCTGGGAAGCGcaaggggattatgggaaatgttgaaGTACCAAATAATTTTAGTAACCTTTAAGGGgctttaacaagctcaccacacTTATAAAACTAAATGAACAGAACACCTGGACAGTTGTGTTCCTGTGACATCACTTTTATTATGATTAAAATCTTTCCTTATGAAATTTGACCAGTGAAAGTAGCagacccgtttttttttttttttgttttttttttaaacggaaTTTGAGCTGTTGAGTTATGTAGGCTAAGAGGCTCAAAAGAGGTTATAGTGTATAGTTTATCCACTCAATGTTGGGGTCTTTTATGTTTCAGTGCTCTTTCTTTTGTTAGTGGTTACTTTTTATTCTCTaaggtgtacgagggctgtcaataaagtataggtccttttttatttttttcaaaaactatatggatttcattcatatgtttttacgtcagacatgcttgaaccctcgtgcgcatgcgtgagtttttccacgcctgtcggtgacgtcattcgcctgtgagcactccttgtgggaggagtcgtccagccccttgtcggaattcctttgtctgagaagttgctgagagactggcgctttgtttgatcaaactttttttctaaacctgtgaggcacatcgaagtggacacggttcgaaaaattaagctggttttcagtgaaaattttaacggctgatgagagattttgaggtgatactgtcgctttaaggacttcccacggtgcgagacgtcgcgcagcgctctcaggcgccgtcgtcagcctgtttcaagctgaaaacctccacatttcaggctcttgatccaggacgtcgtgagagaacagagaagtttcagaagaagtcggtttcagcattttatccggatattccactgttaaaggagatttttttaatgaaagaccaaACCTTCTTCAGGTACTTGTTTCAAAACATGTAAACTTAAGTGTCTCCATAGTAATCAAAGCTAGTATGTCTCACGTGTTGAGGTGAACACATAGATGAATCCTAGTGAATCTCTGCAGGATAAATCTCCTTGTGTTTTGGaaagcttttgttcttatttatatatatttctcCCTTTTCTCAGACTGACGTCATAGTGAACACTGCATCACCAGAACAAAGTCCGACCAGTGGATCGATCTCCAGGGCATTATTCCAACGAGCTGGTTATCGGATGCAAACTGAATTAAGGAATTCTCCTTCAAATAATAATGTTGTCGTCACAAAACCATACAAGCTGGACTGCAAACAGGTGTTTCACACGCACTGCAGCCACAAGTCAAGTAAAGATGCAGATaaggtacagtatgagtttacaCTTGAGTGTTTCAGTAAGGAAAATTGTGCATTATGGGCATGAGTCCATAGCCTTATGCATTCAAATCTAAGTAATATACTGCAAATTTTAATTGTGAAGGGCCTGTCACACCGCACACGTAGATATGTCACACATTACTCTAAACcccattattttcaataagaAGTTTCATGCAGAGGGGTGTTGTCAAGCAAAATGAAAGTTTTTGTGACGCCCAGCATGTGCACAAAAGTGCCCCACATGACCCCTTCAAAAAAAATTGAAAGAATTCACACTTGTTCCCCTACCAGAGAAATGGAATTACCCCAAATTTAAAAGATGTAGCTATAATACTATAGAAGATAGAGCCATTTCAAAATCGCatcatattttttatatttaaaagAAACGGTTTTCAGCATGctaaatgcagtgcaacacaaatgaaacaaataatccatgtcacatgacatacaaagcaccaatcaaatgacaaggattcactcagccgttatataaaatgtAATATTAAGCACACAGCAGAGAGGCAGGCAGACAGTCATCACCAGCCTTCTACTTATGCACTGCTGAGGGCATCTTATGGATCCTTTTAGCAAAAATTCTAACTCAAATACCATGTATTCACCCACTCTGTGTTTTAATAACCCAAACAATTCACATTTCTGTGCTTAATGAACAGTATCTAAATTACTTTTTACCATAATACATGTGATTTCATGAAAAAAGCATACAATGAAAGAAATATTAAAAATAGAAATATTCCTTTCCCAAAGCTGAAACATTGTGTATATATAATCTTGACACCAATACAAATACATagttaaaatttcaaaaaaaaaattctaatttatTGGACACCTGGTGATTTTTGTGTTCAATTAGAGGGTATTTTTTGTGGAAAATGGAAATCGAGTAATATCAATGTTTGCCTCACAATCACAACTGAAATATGAAATTGAAACATTCTAATGTTGCAGCTTGACCATGAAAGTGTataacaaaaatgaaaaatttgTGTATTCACCCATTTTTACACAGTGCACACTCAAAGTGAGATGTCGTTTTGAAAAAATTGCATTTTCGGCACTTTTGAAAGCTAATGGATCAAAACTGAAGCTAGCTACCATTGTTTTTATGCCAGATAGGGCCTTTCTAGTGTGATTTTACCAAGGATTGCAAGTTTCAGATGTGTATCTTGAATATTCTAGGATAAATAGCGTGACAAAGATGGCCAAAAcccaattttttaaaaatataaataagatGCAATTTTGAAATTTACccagcactaaaatggtcctagctagaaccctgatgtAGACTATAAACTATTTACTTCTATCATAGCCAAACAGATTTATGCTCAGTGACCAGACAGGTTTTATTTGGCAACACTAACCATAAGACAGTGTAAGGAGGACATTACATATCATAGACCATATCCAGAAAAATTAAAGCAGTAGTGATGAGTATAGACGCTGGGAAGGCATTTGATGTGATAAATTGGGACTTTCTCAATAGATTTATATAGATTTGGCCTACATGACACTGTTATTAAAGTTATACAAATAGACCCACCGCTAGAGTTAAAATTAAAAGACACCTATCAAATTCATTTGCCTGACAAAGAGTTATATGACAAGGGTGTGTACTGTCACTGTTGCTTTTTGCATTATTTGTGGAACCCTTAGCGCGATATGTAaatcaaaacaaagaaataaaaggtATTAATATTCACGGTACTCAGCATGTTTACatctgttacgcagatgatattttAACATATATGGGTCAACTGACACAGTCTCTACCTGAAATGATATCACTTAAACaacagtgcatctggaatgtaTGCattgcgctgcactttttccacattttgttgttacaggcttattccagaatgaaattaattttttcccctcaaaattctacacacagtaccccataatgtcaatgtgaaaaacatttttttttttacaagtttattaaaaataaaaaactaagaaatcacatgtacataagtattcatggcctttgccatgaagctcaaaattgagccaaGGTgtgtcctgtttctactgatcatccttgagatgtttctacagtttaattgaggtccacctggggtaaattcagttgattggacatgatttggaaaaatgtcatgttttattttcataTTAATCACGTACTTTAGACAAATTTGCAAACGCTTCATTGGACAAATTGGGTGTGTGTAATATGTCCAGATGTGGAGAATGTCGGCTCCATGAGGCAGTCTCCTTCGGCTGTGTCTCAGCAGTGCTGTGAACTCAATGGACTGTCGCTATAGAAACCTCCTCCTCCCTGCTGGATGACTTCCGTCATTAACTCCACCTGTTCTTCTGCTTGTTGCTCCTAATCTTCTGGTTTTGACTCGCAGACTGAGTACCTATGTGGAGTACTAGTGCTTTTTTTTCAGGAAGACATGAGTTTTCACAAACATGGTGACTTTCTGACTTGTGCAGCTGCCTGAACACAATAATGGTGGTGACATAGAACCTTCACCCCCTTATCACTTATGAAAACGACAAAAAATTCCATCTATGTGCACAGTGTGAAAAGCCcttgaatgtcacatctgaaatGTTTATCGAAACTGTAGCAAGGTTCAGCGTGTTGAACATTACTCTTGGTGGTGTTATAAGAAGAGATTTTGCATTGTGATACAATAATAAATCAGTTTTCTTCTACAATATTTCAGATTTTCCACAAGGCCGTAATGGAGTGCTTATGGATGGCAGCCTCAAAGCACTACAAATCAATCGCCTTCCCAGCCATCGGCACCGGAAATCTTGGGTTTTCTAAAGAAGAAGCTGCCAGAATCATGACTAAAGCAGTGATTGAGTTCTCCCAAAATTGCCAAATGAAGATGGAAGTTCACTTTGTCATATATCCTGCTGACACAGATACATTTAAGGTAGTCATTGAACTTCTGTGACTGTTTTCATGTATGTACAATATAGTATGTGGCTAAAATACCTGCATTGTAACAGACAAAAATGTGTACAGCTATGTTGTTTTGCTGATATTGGCTGACTgtacataaaacaacaaaataattaCTAATTGTTGACATCAGTCTCATTTGTCTGTCGGGATTTGTATTATACAAGAAAATATTAATGAGTGTCTTTTTGTAGGTATTTGCAGCTCAAATAGGAGCTTCCAGTGCCGAGGCATCTCATCCCAGCTCTTCACCTGGTAACAATAAGACATTAAAATGATGTGGATGTGAATGTCAATGATTGGacgtgctgatgatgatgattgtacatgccagtaactgctggtaatcttattcCTATAAAATccctagaggattgccttgcttcagtgagaagctggatgtctaataatttcctgcttttgaactctgataagactgaaatgatggttcttggtccagcaagacatcggcatcagtttgaccagctagcgcttagtttaggttcgtgtgttatacatcatacggacaaagtgaggaaccttgggtaatttttgatcctatgttgtcctttgacctccacattaaagacatcatgaggactgctttcttcatctgagaaatatagcgaagatccgtcctaatcctgtctatggctgatgctgagaccttgatacatccatttgtttcctctagattggattattacaatgttttattttctgggttgctgcagtccagaatcaggggtcttcaattggttcaaaatactgctgccagactcttgacacaaagcagattgttcacagactggcatcgCCCTACTTGGCGGATCTACTTAAGCCCTACGTAGCTGCCCGGGCTCTGCGCTCATAGGACGCAGGATTGCTCTGTGACCTGACGGTGAATAAAACGTCTGTAGGACACAGAGCCTTTTCCTATCATGCCCCgtcctgtggaatggtctccctgtgtcAGTGAGGCAGTCATACTCGGGAGACTTTTAAGTTGCGTCTGAAGATGCatttgtgttctgttttatttgattaatatattgtttactatgcttttattttatttccctttaacttttttattatgtttttaacctttttgaTCATGCTactttttttgtatttaatttattttgttttttattgttgttgttttatgtgaagtgccttgagacaacgttgttgtgatttggcgctttatacgtttaataaattgaattgaattgaatgtggCTGGATTTTATGTACAGCAGCTGTCAAAGGTCTCATTTCCCCAGTCAGGAGCATCTCTCATATGTATGTGACACTGACTGGAAAAACTGCAGTTGAGTTTACTCTTTGTATTTTCTCCAGCAGGATTTGAGCACATCTGTGACGTCCCAAGCAGCAGCGACAGTGCGAGTCCACAGATCAGCCTGAGCAGCACATGCGAGGAAACTATACGTGAGGCAGAACGATGGCTCAGTGATCTTCTCTTCAACCCATCTAACTGCTACATCATGTCCAACAACTTCATCCAGCACTTTGGGGAGGAACGCTTCCATCAGTTGTCCCGTCCCACCAAGAGAGACGTTTCCATTGAGGAGTTTTTTAGGAATGGCTGTGGAGGCGTATGCATTAAAGGAGGCTCAGGTGAAGATGTTGCTGTGGTTGCGGTGCAGATTGAGGCCATGTTCTGTGAAGTACAGGATGAGTTTGTCGATGCCGAAGTCCGTGACATGCAGGCAAAGTGTCTCTCAAAAGTGTCTTTTGAGAGAGAGACTGTTGGCTGCAACAGTTCGGAGTTCAATGACAGAAGATATGCCTGGAGACATGAACATTTTCGCATTTTGAAGGTATTAGTGGATAAAAGAAGAATGTCTGTAAGCAAGTATTTTTTTTGCCTTATGAGAACTGCGGGAATTATTTTTGTCCAAGTGCTAAAAATGGAGAATTAAATGGGAGATACTGATTTATGATAACTGCACTATCCGTTCAAACGGCACTGAAAACACGACCTCCACATTCGGGGTAATTAAACTATGAAGTAGTTTAAATCTGAACTCTGACTCCAAAAACAGAActtgtactttatttatttatttatttgtgctttTATGAATTGATGCAACTGCCCCGTTTCATTTATCATGAATGTTTTTGCTTAGGTGGAAAGAGTGGCTAACCCGACACTCGAGAAGACGTTTGACCTCAACAAAAAACGACTGAACTCCCGTGCGCCTCAAAAAATGTATCAACGCATTCCAGCACAATTCTGCAGACTGGTGTGCCATATTGGATTCCATGCGGAGTACGCACCACCTAACGGTACGATAATGACTGTATCTACACCTGGTACTTCATAGTCTAACAACTGATGTTTATGCTAACTGGAATTGTCCTTGTCTGCGTGGGTAATTTCCAGTCAGGACCCTGGGTGGAGTCTAGTTTGGTGGATCAGCAGATGCTTCTTGtcctgaatttttttgttttgttttgttttggacagTGTGCAGCTCTCTACATTGCAAATAATCCTCTGAGCAGACATTTAAAATCATCATACCCACATCAGATAAAATTTTGTATTTCTAACTACCAGCAAAGGCAAAGTGAACATGGTGTAGGTGCAGCAGCTCTGAGCTCTACTCCAgtgctttatttttgtttgttttttatggctGTAACTGAGACTTCAATCTCATACAGCCCTGCTGAACTCCTGAATATCAAATTTGCTTGCCATACCGATGTAATGGAGCACTTCCACCAGTCCCACAACGTTCCGTGGGACATCACTAGACCACCAGGCTCTCCCAGGATTCTTGTGAAAATGGGAAAGTGGTGCAGGCGGCGCAGGGAGAGGCCTACTAGCTAGGCTAAAGAAGCAGCCACACAGACCGGCTTTCCCGAGTATTTTCCAAACCAACACCAGAGCCGTCATTAAGAACACAGACGAGCTGGATCAGTTGCTAGCTGGGAataattgatgttaaagggggcagtacgctgtattaagaacaggggtatgtaaacttttgatcacggtcatttgggtagtttctgttgtcattatggtttaaaaagagtaaacagttgtttgacaataaatggcttcacccaaccactaaccatgagtgggggaaaaaagttttgtgtttatattctctgaaaaatgccccctccccccaaaaaaaattctcttagggtatgtaaacttttgagcacgacTGCATGTGTGCAGAACAGCAGCATGGAAATGAACAGCTTCTTAATCCACATTTTATCAAATTTTATATGGTGTATTTTTCAGAGAAGCATGCACATCCCCTGAATATTCCATCAAAGCCTCCTGGTGTTCTGAGTTCCTTACGGCACATCCACAGCAGCACACAAAACACACCGTGTGCTATTGTCCAAGAAACGAGGAGACGGTCATGTAGCACGTGGGACgtctgctttatttatttattttttttaatgcataggTGGAAATCTGTCTGGGTGGCAGCAGTGACGGTCTAAAACACAAAGCTGTCTGATAAATACTTTTCTTGTGCACGTTGCTTTGTACACAGATCCAGCATATGGTGAAGGCATCTATTTTGCTGACAGCGTGAAAACAGCCATGGAATTGTGGCGTGAACCAGATGAGGAGTATCTGTACTTTGTGGAGGCTGACGTGCTGACAGGAAAGACGGTCCAGGGTAAACCAGGTCTCATTGTGCCACCTGCAGTGGGAGAGGATCCTTTCATACTGTACGACAGCGTCAGCGGAGGAATTGGTGTCGCCGTCATATTCAGTGGCTATCAAGCTCTGCCCAAGTACATAATCACCTGCAAGAGGTTTTGAGTGGAATTCATTGTGCTCATTTTCTACATGTCTATTAACGTTATGAGTGCAGAAAGGTTCTGGAGATAATTGAAACATAACGGTGCATTCTTACTGCAGCCTTCAAACTAATACACCAGAGACCGAGCTCCTTTCTGATTTTCTTGAACCTCAACATGGCTTGAGTGAATTGTGGAAACTGTTCACGCTTTGTGATTTTTGCattttgattacattttttttttttttttttttacttcagtacAGTGTGTACTGGAATAACTGAAGTTAAGCATGTGCCCTCTGAAGCTGAAGTAAGACTTGTTTGGA
Proteins encoded in this region:
- the parp9 gene encoding protein mono-ADP-ribosyltransferase PARP14 isoform X2, which translates into the protein MSNKYEIGLHGASLNIVRQCGPVLKDVLQYKFGCEVQIDGVDFESDLSAGQRKRPTGSEKRFSVLLPSGVKVSVYKADLTCFQGDAVVNAANERLNHCGGLAQALSKAGGPQIQTESDDYIKKYGSLRTGEAVVTGAGSLPCQCIIHTVGPQLFSMYDLPKSKPLLEKAITSVLDKVGELHLKNVAIPAVSSGIFKYPLSECANTIVRTVKQYYGNPYLRFCPEEILLMNHDEPTVKEMERACHDILVQKKAEPRQSQWDSKGQPVHTVQLGIVHLILRKGKIEEQKTDVIVNTASPEQSPTSGSISRALFQRAGYRMQTELRNSPSNNNVVVTKPYKLDCKQVFHTHCSHKSSKDADKIFHKAVMECLWMAASKHYKSIAFPAIGTGNLGFSKEEAARIMTKAVIEFSQNCQMKMEVHFVIYPADTDTFKVFAAQIGASSAEASHPSSSPGFEHICDVPSSSDSASPQISLSSTCEETIREAERWLSDLLFNPSNCYIMSNNFIQHFGEERFHQLSRPTKRDVSIEEFFRNGCGGVCIKGGSGEDVAVVAVQIEAMFCEVQDEFVDAEVRDMQAKCLSKVSFERETVGCNSSEFNDRRYAWRHEHFRILKVERVANPTLEKTFDLNKKRLNSRAPQKMYQRIPAQFCRLVCHIGFHAEYAPPNDPAYGEGIYFADSVKTAMELWREPDEEYLYFVEADVLTGKTVQGKPGLIVPPAVGEDPFILYDSVSGGIGVAVIFSGYQALPKYIITCKRF
- the parp9 gene encoding protein mono-ADP-ribosyltransferase PARP14 isoform X1, with the translated sequence MSNKYEIGLHGASLNIVRQCGPVLKDVLQYKFGCEVQIDGVDFESDLSAGQRKRPTGSEKRFSVLLPSGVKVSVYKADLTCFQGDAVVNAANERLNHCGGLAQALSKAGGPQIQTESDDYIKKYGSLRTGEAVVTGAGSLPCQCIIHTVGPQLFSMYDLPKSKPLLEKAITSVLDKVGELHLKNVAIPAVSSGIFKYPLSECANTIVRTVKQYYGNPYLRFCPEEILLMNHDEPTVKEMERACHDILVQKKAEPRQSQWDSKGQPVHTVQLGIVHLILRKGKIEEQKTDVIVNTASPEQSPTSGSISRALFQRAGYRMQTELRNSPSNNNVVVTKPYKLDCKQVFHTHCSHKSSKDADKIFHKAVMECLWMAASKHYKSIAFPAIGTGNLGFSKEEAARIMTKAVIEFSQNCQMKMEVHFVIYPADTDTFKVFAAQIGASSAEASHPSSSPAGFEHICDVPSSSDSASPQISLSSTCEETIREAERWLSDLLFNPSNCYIMSNNFIQHFGEERFHQLSRPTKRDVSIEEFFRNGCGGVCIKGGSGEDVAVVAVQIEAMFCEVQDEFVDAEVRDMQAKCLSKVSFERETVGCNSSEFNDRRYAWRHEHFRILKVERVANPTLEKTFDLNKKRLNSRAPQKMYQRIPAQFCRLVCHIGFHAEYAPPNDPAYGEGIYFADSVKTAMELWREPDEEYLYFVEADVLTGKTVQGKPGLIVPPAVGEDPFILYDSVSGGIGVAVIFSGYQALPKYIITCKRF